Within the Enoplosus armatus isolate fEnoArm2 chromosome 9, fEnoArm2.hap1, whole genome shotgun sequence genome, the region ATAGGTCTTGAGGTTAGAAATTAGCggtacagatttccctgaatatcTATCctttctcacattcacacatcaagtgttcctgaacatttcaggCAAAGACTGCTGGTGTGAAAGGGGCTTATGTCAATGTTTGAAAACACGGACACCAGTGTTGGTCCGGGCAATGCATTTTATGTAACCCTGAATGTCTGAATCCTGAAACACACCTAGTGCACAATGTGTATTTATCTCAGCAGAATCTTAAATCTTTCACAATACCAttcttttaatgaaaatgaatcaatgtgAGTATGAGTAATGACATTGACAACTCACCTGTTAGGGTCATATCTACCTTCTCTGCTGAAGGGCTGCTGATTTATTCTCCTAACATCAGTGGTCTCACTGTCTGAGGTGTCCGACTGACGCTCTCCTCCACGCTCCACACTGGCATTGCGGCTGCTTGGCCCAGAACCTGTGTCACCTGGAAGTCACAGTCAAACAAAGGCATACATCACATACTAATCAGCTTTCTTGAATCCAATACCAAGATCTACTTTTCCCCCTCATATTGGCTGTTACAGATATCGATATGCTTCTCATCAGGTGTCTTCAGCCAAGTCCCAATCCAGGAGGAAGTGTGGCATCTTCACAAGAATAAATGCTGACAACTTTCAATATAAAATTTTACaaacaatataacaaaataacaagctTGTTTCTAATTGTTAAATTATCTTACTAAATTGATGAGAAGTCTACTCTGCCTCTACAATGGGCTCCACCACTGATGGAGCTATTAACCACCATATTATTTAACCTTGGTTAATAACAGGTTGTTTATACTTGCGTAAATAAAGTTACAAAAGTccaaactgatttaaaaaaatcttacaTAAATTGATCTCTAAAGAAATTTGTGTTGAGAAATGTGCTAGAGGACATTGCTTGTTTGGGGTTAACAGTGAACAGAAGATGGGGCCTGGCCTtgatatgaaaatgaataatatttttaaGTCAGGGTATAACTGAACTCAGATCTTAAAAGGTTTTTGAATAGCGTTAGTGAGACTTAAGTGAGGTATGAAGTCtacatttttgaaatgtgaaggaataaataacatttctaAATTTGGTGGCAAGTAAACAACTTTAACAGTCGCACAAACACATGTTTTGGAAATAAAATTATATCTAATGGCTTTGTCCTGTGCTAGTACTTAAATATATGTCAAGCACATGGACATCTTTAAGCCAACATGTAATCATTGTTAAGTGGTGTTTtgaaattacattattattgaCATTACTCTACCCCACGACCTCTGCTAATTTGGAACTCTATCATGTATTGTTGAAGGCTAGAAATCAAATGGATACGCAATGTTTAACGTTTCTGTATAAAACCCGCAAGCCTGTGCTATTATGTTGTACTATTTATACTCATTCGAAGGCAAGTTATATCACACTGCTTGTTGTTACAGCTAGCTGACAGAAAACATAGTGGTTTATTATGCAGGCTAAATAAGTGGTCTGGTCTCTACTTGAACATCTTGCTTAACCTAAcactacacagacacacaactgtTCGTGCTTCTCACATTTAGCTGTGAAGCGCAAACCGTTAGCTAACTGCTAACGCTAGCATGGTAACGCTAACGGCAAATGTAgtcacctctctttctctcccgtTTGACTTGtagctgtttcttcttctgtttgttgcTGAATGGCTTTTTCCGAGGCATACTTAAAAATAAactggtaaataaataaagtactgTGTATTGCTGCCTACAGCTTGTCACACAGCTTTCTTATTGACGCTATTTACATGGATGAAGTTTCTCGACTCCTACACTTTTCAGTGACGCCATATCcactgcagactgcagagaATGGTGGACGAGACCACATTTCAGTGTTCGCAAACTGTCCGAATTTAGATCATTTTGGCtttatttagattattttatttagaatTAGCTTTACGCCGAGTAAACGGCTTTACTTGAAGTATCATTACATGCACGTACCAAGAAAATGTTGGCTAAACTGACAGTAAACCCCCTTCCTCTTTATTGGTACAGTCCACTTTTGTAAACACCTCACACATTAGCACAttccagcagagcagacatgcctaaaacaataaatataccTGGATGCACAGTAGCATCATTAAGACCATGATGTATAACACGAGCAGAACAGTATTTGCTTCTCTTTTTCAGGTAAATCTCAAATACCCTGGTAATAGTTTTCTTGACCAAATTAAAAGGTATTTACATGTAATGAAtgcagagctgaaacgattggtcaattaatcaaatactaaatcgacagaaaataaatcaaagtattttgATCATtggttcttttctttttctaagccaatctttgggttttggactgccATCTGAAAGGTCAACTTGAGCTTTGGGAAATTTCTATTATggcatttcattattttctgacattttatagcaaACGATTGATGAATTCATtgaataatcagcagattacaCGTTTTTATTAACAGCCCTAAATGAATGTCCCTTCATAAGCCCACTATGGCACATAAGGAAATAATTAATTTGGCATtagactgaaacagaaaaaaaaacaccagtgaGAAACATTTCAGAGGGTTTATTGTATTatgagctgaaaaaaaacacaaatttcagatgtgtcagtgtgtctgtaaaGAAGTattataaacattattattGTGGAAGTATAATAGCAAGAACATATTTTGATAACATTACTTTTaggacatacacacaaagcagtACAATAATATTACATGAAACGTGAACCGGCTCATCACTTCCCAGAAGGTCATGTGAAGGCCTGCGAATGGGCCTAAGTAGGTTATATGGATTACCACATCCTTTAAACACACAATCATACTTTATAAAGTGGtagtatatatctatatatacttgattgatattttttctttcctgaaaaGGAAATAACCTCTATGTCccttttaaagttaaaaagaatTAATTGTGGGCATATATTTTACAACATAGTAGAGGTATGAACACTGATGTAAAAACTGAAAGTCTCTGTACGAAAGTATAAAAATTTACCTTCACAGTCAACTACCAATTCCATCAACAGAAAGACCATTAATCGCAATGGCCAAAGCTGTATTTGTAGGGAACGGCAGGtgataaaacaataaagagaaGAACTCTCTTTGACTCTCCCTATCATAAAACCATCACTGTGATGGACTGAAACATACTTTATTGCAGCCTTTACATGCACTTTCTACTCAGACAGGACAGCTAagcaacaggaaaacaaattaaacaaggcagaaagaaaaaaagagacaaactaaaaaaataaaacaaaattatagtCTTCAGTATACTGTGTCACCATATAGGTTGTCCTGTCTGCCTCAAACCATTGTTCAGGCACAGTCATGTGTTCCAAAGTTCTTGTATCATCTTAGTATTGCTTTAATCCTTCGATTGTCCATCCTCCATTTCTTAAATTAATTTTACctctcccaccccccccaaacTCCCTTCTTTCATCACCTCTAAGAGTTGAGGTGCTCCACTTGAATGGTGGATGCTgacacagtgagacagaggTCCTTGTGGGAAGTAAGGTCAGCTACACTGACTGGTTTGTACTGGATGTCACTGGCAGAAACTGTCTTATACTGGTGCAAGTCGAATGGACAGGAGATGGTGTCTGTGTGGGGGTAGTTGCTCTGGCTCTGTCCCTGCTGGCCGCCACCCGCTCCTCCGCTCCCAGCCCGGCTCGATCCTCCATCTGcgctctctacctgtctctgaGCTCCAGCCTGGCCCTGGCTTTGGTTATGCTGTTGTGCCGACTGTGCTGCTACGACTGCTGGTGCAGTTAACTGGTCTGGGTTGTGTTTCTCCATGTGTTTCACCAGATATGTCTCctgagatgagaggagaataGGCAGAGGGAAAACAGTGGACACATGACTACAAGATGTAAAGTAGCTGCCAGTTCTCTGATACCAGAGAGGCAATTCAGAGTGTTTCATGTAGAAATGGTCATCAGAAAAGTACATTTGTCTTACTGAGGTATAAGTGCGGTTGCAGAGACCACACGAGTAGATCCTCGCGTGTTTGAccgtgtgtgtggacatgtgcACCTCCAGGCTTGCTGCATCGATGTAACCTTTATTGCAGTTGGTGCACTTGTAGGGCTTGTCCTTGTTGTGTTGACGCCGATGGGACTGGGGAAAAAATGGTTATTTAAGTTTTACAGTACAGCGACGTGCTCTGTGAggtaataataaacacattacatGCACCCACTCTATGAGAAGAAAAGTACAGTCTTTCACACCTGTAAATTTGAGAGTTGCGTGAAGGATTTCTCACAGCCTGGATGGGAACACTTGTATGGCCGATCTCCAGTGTGAATcctgaataaaaaacacaaacaaacacatacatgtacatacaagGACTCCTATCACTTTCATGGTGATCTAACCTGACCGCAGAAAGACACTGAGGCAGATGAGAAACCCAAGACCAGTGACTCACTTACCTGTTGTGCTGCTGAAGGTGACTGAGCTGTCTGAAGCTCTTTTGGCAGAAGGAGCAGGAGTAGGGTTTCACTCCTGTGTGGATGCGGACATGTTGGGCCAGGTAGCTAGAGTTGGCAAATGACTTGGTACAATGGGGACACTTGTGAGGCTTTGACTCTGTGTGGTTCCTGATGAGGGCAGACAggagggtgaaagagaaaaggaaacaggatTGAAAAGATAGactgagaaaaaacacatgataCTATGCTTGACACACACTTCAAAGTGATTGTCTCAGTTTATCAAAACCTCAGGAAGGCCATTCCAGTCAAGTAAAGAGAAGATGGAGCACTAAAATTTTTGGAAATTGTATTGAACAGtatcattttacacatttactgCTCTACACAGTGCCAGTTGTAATGTATGTTCCTTTAAATTTCATGTGTCGATATAAACACCCAAAAGtgacacacaatcacagaatAACAAAGTAAAAGAGTGaattattttgactttttacaCATATCCTTCTGCCCTAGATGATTtgggtgtaaataataaatagaagaacaaaactgaaaaacaaaaattaaatgtaataaatgtaactTAAAGGTTTTACAAATGCATCCATTTAGATCAACATGCCTCCAGAAATGACTGTAAATTGAAATGAGTGCAGAGAACAGTAAAGCAGAGCATGGCAGCAAAGGATCGCACATCACCATTCAATGGAGAACGTGAGAAAAAGCATTGATAAGGAAGTATACCAAACAATAACACAACGGGTTACATGGGGAAGCAAAATGGAACTAAGTCTGAGTAAACCTTCATTTCAACatgtatttctaaatgtgtatgtgtgggtttCTGTTGAAGAAGCACTGGcagaagaaatgacagaacatgCAGGCAAAAGACACGTGTAAAGCAGGAAAATGCGATGAAAATGCAAGGCAAACAGTACGGAGAGAAGCAAGTATTGGGCACACACAcggaaatgaaaaaagaaagggtAAAATATTCTAATCATATCAATTAATATAACAGAGCTCCATGCATTTAAAATGGCCATTCTAATTTTTGTATAAATTATGAAAAATCTGCTTATGGACTAAGcctaacttaaaaaaaaaaaggtgtaattTGAATTCTAATTTTCTGAAAAGGTCATTTCTGGAAGGACCTGATAGCATGCGAGCCAACTACATGGCAGTGAAATATGCATCTGCACACCCCTCCAATCTCTTCctcaggaggaagaagaagactggagTCTGGGCTTCTAAAAGGCACTTGGCAGGACAAGTTAACAGGACAGGGGAATATGGTACGGGGTTGGTaacggagagagagggggtgggggggtctgcAGTACcgtgtgtgctgctgtaaatgacTGAGTTGCCTGAAAGATTTCTGGCAGTAGGAGCAGGTGTAAGGCTTGGCCCCGCTGTGGATGCGGATGTGCTGGGCCAGGTAGCTGGAGTTGGCGAATGACTTGGCGCAGTGAGGACACTTGTGAGGTTTGGCCTCTGTGTGCGACTTGGAGTGGATCTGCATGTCAGACTTACTGAGGAAGGTCGCCGCACACATCCGGCACCTACAGGCGGAGAGACACAGAAATGGGAGGGCGGGATGGAAGAAcaagaaggaaggagagggatACATATACAGACAAGGAGACACAAGAGAGGATgatggaaaaggaaaacaaaaaaaggagatgaAGGTTGTAGGAAGGAGACAGGGGAATTAAGGAAATAAGATAGGATAGAAAATGAAACttacaataaaaaggaaaatgaatatAAGATAAATTAAGATGGGGGAGTTGGGTTAAATCAAATGT harbors:
- the znf384b gene encoding zinc finger protein 384b isoform X1; the protein is MMEDSHFNSSYFWSPIPTVPGQIENAMFLNKVKEQQEKNATFSPSSASHYQTALLTIPTPGTKTDGGGQAGSVAHLHPPHSTQNMLPVPSTGIMTAAGLVITTPQGTLVSPTSSQSFVSGHPATTMIVSALHSQDKKEGDGASHLVVMPAPSKRGRKKKTTLSRVGPAGNETLILAHLTAGGQLASLQHHTGDPYDLSNEEEDHGPKDSTKTYRCRMCAATFLSKSDMQIHSKSHTEAKPHKCPHCAKSFANSSYLAQHIRIHSGAKPYTCSYCQKSFRQLSHLQQHTRNHTESKPHKCPHCTKSFANSSYLAQHVRIHTGVKPYSCSFCQKSFRQLSHLQQHNRIHTGDRPYKCSHPGCEKSFTQLSNLQSHRRQHNKDKPYKCTNCNKGYIDAASLEVHMSTHTVKHARIYSCGLCNRTYTSVRQMYFSDDHFYMKHSELPLWYQRTGSYFTSCSHVSTVFPLPILLSSQETYLVKHMEKHNPDQLTAPAVVAAQSAQQHNQSQGQAGAQRQVESADGGSSRAGSGGAGGGQQGQSQSNYPHTDTISCPFDLHQYKTVSASDIQYKPVSVADLTSHKDLCLTVSASTIQVEHLNS
- the znf384b gene encoding zinc finger protein 384b isoform X2 — protein: MMEDSHFNSSYFWSPIPTVPGQIENAMFLNKVKEQQEKNATFSPSSASHYQTALLTIPTPGTKTDGGGQAGSVAHLHPPHSTQNMLPVPSTGIMTAAGLVITTPQGTLVSPTSSQSFVSGHPATTMIVSALHSQDKKEGDGASHLVVMPAPSKRGRKKKTTLSRVGPAGNETLILAHLTAGGQLASLQHHTGDPYDLSNEEEDHGPKDSTKTYRCRMCAATFLSKSDMQIHSKSHTEAKPHKCPHCAKSFANSSYLAQHIRIHSGAKPYTCSYCQKSFRQLSHLQQHTRNHTESKPHKCPHCTKSFANSSYLAQHVRIHTGVKPYSCSFCQKSFRQLSHLQQHNRIHTGDRPYKCSHPGCEKSFTQLSNLQSHRRQHNKDKPYKCTNCNKGYIDAASLEVHMSTHTVKHARIYSCGLCNRTYTSETYLVKHMEKHNPDQLTAPAVVAAQSAQQHNQSQGQAGAQRQVESADGGSSRAGSGGAGGGQQGQSQSNYPHTDTISCPFDLHQYKTVSASDIQYKPVSVADLTSHKDLCLTVSASTIQVEHLNS